The Oenanthe melanoleuca isolate GR-GAL-2019-014 chromosome 1A, OMel1.0, whole genome shotgun sequence genome contains a region encoding:
- the KCTD17 gene encoding BTB/POZ domain-containing protein KCTD17 isoform X3 codes for MRMEGREEMQGAVGLRCTWDIPPPAGTQAKWVRLNVGGTVFLTTRQTLCREQKSFLCRLCQGEELQSDRDETGAYLIDRDPTYFGPILNFLRHGKLVLDKDMAEEGILEEAEFYNIGPLIRIIKDRMEEKDYTVTQVPPKHVYRVLQCQEEELTQMVSTMSDGWRFEQLVNIGSSYNYGNEDQTEFLCVVSKELYNSPNGLSSEPSHKVKNTEEDLEEEEQEVEEAEAEAEAEEKDCPSIQDCAKLSSCGPSLLLPSVSIPALSSTSHIAPLASLQHPSLCSLCPSGLRVVSAQGPVSLCSSLFLLCSCYKPEI; via the exons GCCAAGTGGGTGAGGCTCAATGTTGGGGGCACCGTCTTCCTCACCACCAGACAGACCCTGTGTCGGGAGCAGAAATCTTTCCTGTGTCGCTTGTGCCAGGGCGAGGAGCTGCAGTCGGACCGG GATGAAACTGGTGCATACCTAATAGATCGGGACCCCACATACTTTGGACCAATTCTGAATTTCCTCCGTCATGGAAAGCTGGTCCTGGATAAAGATATGGCTGAAGAGG GGATCCTTGAAGAAGCTGAGTTCTATAACATTGGTCCTTTGATCCGAATAATCAAGGATCGAATGGAGGAGAAGGACTACACAGTAACACAG GTGCCTCCTAAGCATGTGTACCgtgtgctgcagtgccaggaagAGGAGCTCACTCAGATGGTTTCCACTATGTCAGATGGATGGCGCTTTGAGCAG CTTGTGAACATTGGCTCATCCTATAATTATGGGAATGAGGATCAGACAGAATTCCTGTGTGTGGTCTCCAAGGAGTTGTACAACTCCCCCAATGGCCtgagctctgagcccagccaCAAAGTCAAG AACACAGAGGAGGacctggaggaggaagagcaggaggtggaggaggcagaggcagaagcagaagcagaggagaaag aCTGTCCATCTATTCAGGATTGTGCTAAACTCTCTTCCTGCGgaccctccctcctgctcccttccGTGTCCATCCCAGCACTGTCATCTACCTCCCACATTGCCCCACTCGCCAGCCTCCAgcatccttccctctgctctctttGTCCCTCAGGGCTCAGAGTGGTCTCTGCCCAGGGCCCTgtctctctctgctcctcacttttcctcctctgcag CTGTTACAAGCCAGAGATCTGA
- the KCTD17 gene encoding BTB/POZ domain-containing protein KCTD17 isoform X1, whose translation MRMEGREEMQGAVGLRCTWDIPPPAGTQAKWVRLNVGGTVFLTTRQTLCREQKSFLCRLCQGEELQSDRDETGAYLIDRDPTYFGPILNFLRHGKLVLDKDMAEEGILEEAEFYNIGPLIRIIKDRMEEKDYTVTQCALQFCSQVPPKHVYRVLQCQEEELTQMVSTMSDGWRFEQLVNIGSSYNYGNEDQTEFLCVVSKELYNSPNGLSSEPSHKVKNTEEDLEEEEQEVEEAEAEAEAEEKDCPSIQDCAKLSSCGPSLLLPSVSIPALSSTSHIAPLASLQHPSLCSLCPSGLRVVSAQGPVSLCSSLFLLCRYVTCLHSQLLPA comes from the exons GCCAAGTGGGTGAGGCTCAATGTTGGGGGCACCGTCTTCCTCACCACCAGACAGACCCTGTGTCGGGAGCAGAAATCTTTCCTGTGTCGCTTGTGCCAGGGCGAGGAGCTGCAGTCGGACCGG GATGAAACTGGTGCATACCTAATAGATCGGGACCCCACATACTTTGGACCAATTCTGAATTTCCTCCGTCATGGAAAGCTGGTCCTGGATAAAGATATGGCTGAAGAGG GGATCCTTGAAGAAGCTGAGTTCTATAACATTGGTCCTTTGATCCGAATAATCAAGGATCGAATGGAGGAGAAGGACTACACAGTAACACAG TGTGCTCTGCAATTTTGCTCTCAGGTGCCTCCTAAGCATGTGTACCgtgtgctgcagtgccaggaagAGGAGCTCACTCAGATGGTTTCCACTATGTCAGATGGATGGCGCTTTGAGCAG CTTGTGAACATTGGCTCATCCTATAATTATGGGAATGAGGATCAGACAGAATTCCTGTGTGTGGTCTCCAAGGAGTTGTACAACTCCCCCAATGGCCtgagctctgagcccagccaCAAAGTCAAG AACACAGAGGAGGacctggaggaggaagagcaggaggtggaggaggcagaggcagaagcagaagcagaggagaaag aCTGTCCATCTATTCAGGATTGTGCTAAACTCTCTTCCTGCGgaccctccctcctgctcccttccGTGTCCATCCCAGCACTGTCATCTACCTCCCACATTGCCCCACTCGCCAGCCTCCAgcatccttccctctgctctctttGTCCCTCAGGGCTCAGAGTGGTCTCTGCCCAGGGCCCTgtctctctctgctcctcacttttcctcctctgcaggtATGTTACCTGtctgcactcccagctcctgccagcctga
- the KCTD17 gene encoding BTB/POZ domain-containing protein KCTD17 isoform X2 codes for MRMEGREEMQGAVGLRCTWDIPPPAGTQAKWVRLNVGGTVFLTTRQTLCREQKSFLCRLCQGEELQSDRDETGAYLIDRDPTYFGPILNFLRHGKLVLDKDMAEEGILEEAEFYNIGPLIRIIKDRMEEKDYTVTQVPPKHVYRVLQCQEEELTQMVSTMSDGWRFEQLVNIGSSYNYGNEDQTEFLCVVSKELYNSPNGLSSEPSHKVKNTEEDLEEEEQEVEEAEAEAEAEEKDCPSIQDCAKLSSCGPSLLLPSVSIPALSSTSHIAPLASLQHPSLCSLCPSGLRVVSAQGPVSLCSSLFLLCRYVTCLHSQLLPA; via the exons GCCAAGTGGGTGAGGCTCAATGTTGGGGGCACCGTCTTCCTCACCACCAGACAGACCCTGTGTCGGGAGCAGAAATCTTTCCTGTGTCGCTTGTGCCAGGGCGAGGAGCTGCAGTCGGACCGG GATGAAACTGGTGCATACCTAATAGATCGGGACCCCACATACTTTGGACCAATTCTGAATTTCCTCCGTCATGGAAAGCTGGTCCTGGATAAAGATATGGCTGAAGAGG GGATCCTTGAAGAAGCTGAGTTCTATAACATTGGTCCTTTGATCCGAATAATCAAGGATCGAATGGAGGAGAAGGACTACACAGTAACACAG GTGCCTCCTAAGCATGTGTACCgtgtgctgcagtgccaggaagAGGAGCTCACTCAGATGGTTTCCACTATGTCAGATGGATGGCGCTTTGAGCAG CTTGTGAACATTGGCTCATCCTATAATTATGGGAATGAGGATCAGACAGAATTCCTGTGTGTGGTCTCCAAGGAGTTGTACAACTCCCCCAATGGCCtgagctctgagcccagccaCAAAGTCAAG AACACAGAGGAGGacctggaggaggaagagcaggaggtggaggaggcagaggcagaagcagaagcagaggagaaag aCTGTCCATCTATTCAGGATTGTGCTAAACTCTCTTCCTGCGgaccctccctcctgctcccttccGTGTCCATCCCAGCACTGTCATCTACCTCCCACATTGCCCCACTCGCCAGCCTCCAgcatccttccctctgctctctttGTCCCTCAGGGCTCAGAGTGGTCTCTGCCCAGGGCCCTgtctctctctgctcctcacttttcctcctctgcaggtATGTTACCTGtctgcactcccagctcctgccagcctga